The uncultured Sphaerochaeta sp. genome includes the window CCAAGACAAAGGAGGCGATGTACTCAACAAACATGGACTAAGAAATAGACATACTCATTTCCCGATCAAGAGCATCAACAAATCCTTGACACCATCGACCACAGCAGAACCGGCGGTTTCCTTGAAAGAAGCATTTCTTGCCTTCCAATCGAGGCTTCGTATCTGGTCAGCCAAGACAACACCAGAGGTAAAGCCATCACTACTGGATAGAGATATTTCGAAAGGATACCCTTTTTGCTTACTAGTAATTGGACAAATCAAAGCCAATCCTATCCTGTTGTATTTCTTGGGGCTTACCACCAATCCAGGTCTTCTTCCCTCTTGCTCATGACCGGGCGGAGGAGTGAAGTCCAACCACACAATATCGCCCTCCTCAGGGATATAGACATTACTTACCATGCTTCACCCCCTACCTCTTCACCAAAAAGTTCAGTGCCATGCATATTTTCTGGACTTATTCTTTCCAGCAGGAGATCTAGATGTTTCTTCACGTGTTGGTCT containing:
- the mazF gene encoding endoribonuclease MazF, which produces MVSNVYIPEEGDIVWLDFTPPPGHEQEGRRPGLVVSPKKYNRIGLALICPITSKQKGYPFEISLSSSDGFTSGVVLADQIRSLDWKARNASFKETAGSAVVDGVKDLLMLLIGK